The segment TTCGTCTACGACAAAGAGAGTCCATTCTTAAGGAGAGCGCGTGAGTTAGGGATGAAGGTCATCGACGGACTTGAGATATTAGTGAGACAGGCAATGGAGGCTGAAAAGATATGGTTTGGAAAATCTTTAGAGGACTCAGAGGTGGTGAGAACTATTGCCGGGTAACTCTTTCGGTAAGATCTTTACCATAACGACGTTCGGTGAGAGTCACGGGCAGGCTGTGGGCGTCATCATAGATGGTGTCCCAGCGGGGCTCAGACTATCTCAAGAGGATATAGAGTTCGAGTTGTCCTTTAGAAGGCCAGGTCGACTTTACGTCTCCGGAAGGAGAGAGAGGGACATCCCAGAGATCTTAAGCGGTGTATACAACGGTAGAACTACCGGTTCTCCTATAGCGATAATTGTTAAGAACACTGACGTAATTTCCTCATTTTATGAAGAGGTTAAGATTAAGCCTAGACCAGGGCATGCGGACCTTCCTTTCATTATGAGGTACGGTTACGAGAACTGGGACTACAGAGGTGGGGGTAGATCAAGCGCTAGGGAAACGGTAGGACGGGTAGCAGCCGGGGCTTTAGCCAAGAAACTGCTTATGTATCACGACACGTGGATAGCTGGACGCCTTAAGAGTCTGGGTCTAGTCGACTCCCCTCCAGCTGATTTCTTAAGTATCCTTTGCTCGAAGTACAGTCCCGTTAGGGCGTCAGATCAAGACACAGAGTTAAAATTTGAGGAATTGGTTAAACAGGCTACAGTAGAGGGGGATAGCTTAGGAGGGGTAGCCGAGATAGTTGTGAGGAATCCTCCTGCCGGAATGGGGGAACCCGTTTTCGACAAAATCAAGGCCGATTTAGCTAAGGCTTTACTCTCCATTCCAGCTGTAACCGGGTTCGAGTACGGTCTGGGTTTCAACGCTGCTAAGATGAAGGGGAGCGAGGCTAACGACGCGATCGTAAAGAGAGGCGAGAAGCTAGGATGGAGAGATAACAAGTCTGGAGGTATATTAGGCGGGATAACCACCGGCGAGGACATAGTTTTGAGATGTTCGTTCAAACCCACTAGCTCTATAAGGAAACCGCAAGGAACTGTGAACCTCATGACGGGGGAACCGGCTGAGATCTCAGTGATAGGAAGACATGACCCTGCGGTAGCAATAAGAGGTGTGTCCGTAGCGGAATCGATGGTTGCAATAACTTTAGCGGACCATTCACTAAGGTCAGGCTTTATACCTCCGGTTAAACTGGAGAGCAAAGAGGCTGAGATAGTGGAAAACAGATGGAGGAGGTATATGGAGGAATGCAAGCGTACGGAGGCGTCTCGATAATTAACGCTCTGCCCTCATGGTATGGCTCTTCGATGGCTATCGACATGAAGGTGAAGGTAAGAGTATGGGAAGGTAAAAGAAACTCCGACGATAAGTTGGTTAATGAGATACTCGACTACTTTGCGAGCCTAAACGTACCAGACCTTCGCGTTGAGATAGAGTCCGAAATCCCAATTGGCTCAGGATTGAAGAGCAGCAGCGCCCTCTCTACCGCCTTGATAGGTGAGATAGCTCAGAAGTTCTCCTTGAAGGTAGACGTTACTAAGCTTTCTGCCATCCTCTCTCTTAAGGCTGGAGTCTCATATACGGGGGCGTTCGACGATGCGGTCTCGTCATGGTATGGAGGGATCTCCTTTACATACAACAAGGAGTTCAAATTGATTAAGACGCAGAGAGCCAGTGAGGATATGATCGTTCTTCTCTTGGCTAGAGGGGGGAAGACTAGAGTGGACATGAGTAAGTTAAGGGCTTTCAGGACCCTTTTCTTAGAGTTCTTTAATATCGCTATGTCAGGAAGGATATGGGAGGCGATGAAGTTAAATGGGATTGCGGTGGCAACGATTCTAGGTTACTCCTCAGAGCCTATAGAGAGCTCACTGAGGGCTGGAGCTCTGGCCTCTGGCATATCCGGAAACGGACCCTCTTATTTCGCCGTGGCGAAGGAGGGAGAGGAAGGTCCCATCTTAGAGGCGCTTGAGAAGTTTGGTAAAGTTAAACTAGTGAGGGCGATAAACCTTGATAATAGGGATAGAACGATCTAGAATTGAAGGAGAGGTTAAGGCTCCACCCTCAAAAAGCTTCGCCATAAGATACGTTCTCCTCTCTTTGATTACGGACGTTAAGCTGGAATCGATCCCCAGTTCAGACGACGTAACGGTAGCTAATAAGGTAGTTCATGACCTTAAGGACGGGAGAGACGAACTGTTCTTAGGCGGTTCCGCTACTACCTTGAGGATGGTAATCCCCATCCTACTAGCTCTCGGAAGGAAAATCAAGATAGATGGAGATCAGACGTTAAGGAGGAGACCCCTGAACTCACTTAGATATCTAAAGGGTGGAAAGTTCACAACTTTACAACCTAATGCTAACGGTTCCATTAGCCTGCCTATGGTGGTCGAAGGGAAGCTGGAACAGGAAACTGAGATAGAAGGTTGGGAGAGCAGTCAATACGTTTCTGGATTAATTTACGCCTATTGCATTTTAGGATACGGTAGGATCAAGGTAATTCCTCCGGTTTCCTCTAAAGGATACATTCACATGACGGCAGACGTGATAAACTCCGTTGGAGGGAAGGTGGAGATTAGGGATGACGTTATTGAGATAAAATGCTCCAAGTTGAAAAAATTTCACGGCAGTGTGCCGGGGGACTACGCTTTGGCCTCCTTCTACGCCATAGGAGCTCTGATAACTGGGGGAGAGATCAAAATAAGTAGCCTTTACCCTCCACCTAGTTACTTTGGGGACCATGAGATAGTTAACATGATAAAGCAAACGGGAGCCGTAAGCGAAGTTACGGGAGACACCTGGTTTGTCAAAGGTTCTGACGTTAGGAGACCTTTAGCCGTCTCAATAAATGACGTACCGGATCTAGCCCCCTCTTTGGCCGGGCTTATGGCAACAATACCTGGAGAATCAAAGATGTTGGACAGCGAGAGGTTGAGAATCAAGGAGAGCGACAGGATAAATACGATAATTAGCACTCTCCGAAGCTTTGGCATAGATGCTCACTACTCTTCTGGGACCATAACGATAGTTGGAGGCGAGCCTAAAAGGGGGGAGATAACTTGCCCTAACGATCACAGGATCGCTATGCTAGCTGGAGACCTTGCCCTGAGAGCCGGAGGGATTGTAAAGAACGCCGAATGCGTGTCTAAGAGCAATCCTAACTACTGGAAGGACTTGGCGAGTTTAGGAGCCAAGATAAGGGAGATTTAAACAAAGAAAGATATTAACGCTAAACACATGTTCTCATTGATGAAACCAGAAATAGTGGTCTCTCTACCCGTAACGAGGCCTGATGACTTGAACAAAGTAAATAAAATAGATGGATTAGTAGAGCTCAGGCTTGACTACTCCACAGAACTTCCTAACCCGGAGGAACTGATACCTTTTAAACACAAGGTTCTTGTGACCTTGAGGGATAAAGAGGAAGGTGGGAGGATAAAATACGACGTTGATTTTAAGGCGAAGTACCTTGAGAGACTGAACGAACTCGGGATTCTATATGACGTTGAGGCTTCCTTCCTTGAAAGGAGGAAGATCGAGTACGTGGGGAAGATAGTGTCCGCACATTACTTCTCGTCTCTCCCCTCAACGGAGGAGATAGATCAGCTCTTTAGAAAGTATGAGGGGGCGTACACGATAAAGGTTGCAGTGGCCTCTTTGCCAGGCTACAGAGAACTGCTTTCATACGTATCAGGGAAGCCTAACGCGACCTTCATGCCCATGTCTAACGACCCGATAGAAAGGTTAGCCTTCTCGCTTCTAGGTTCAAAACTCCTCTACACTTACCTTGAATCTCCTACAGCTCAGGGACAGTTGAGCTACACGCAGGCGAAACAGATATTGGAGTGCATATTTAAATGACTAGCTTACTTCTTCTAAATTCAGGTTACTTCCGTTAACTTTTACAGAATAAACCTTTATACTTCTCTTTGAGGCCCCTTTTAATGGTCTACCGTCCTTCACTGAGAAGTGACTAAAGTGACATTGGCATACTAACTCCTCTCTTATTAGCACTCCGTATTTACTTAGATCACACCCTAGGTGGGGACACTTGTTATCAAACGCTAGATATCTCTCCCCCCCTAGATAAATCAGAAGGATCTCTTTGTTCTCCACCAAGATCTTCTTCTTCTCTCCCACTCTCATCTCAGGTCTTTCTATGATCACGGATTATCTTGATGGACCTTAAGCTTAAAAAACTCCACGATTTTCCCTTCATATAAGTTACTTAATAATCTAGTTATATGTGTCCAAATGCCCTGAAAGTTTAGTAGATTATTTTATAATGTTAAAACACTACTATATACCAAGGTGAAAGAAATGATAAGTTATAACGAAGCTTTAAGGACGAAGGTGGACTATAGAATAGTTGAGATAGCTCAAAGCTCTCCTAGCACGGAAGTAAAGGCTATTCTAGTCTTGGACGTATCTCCATCAGAGGAGGTCCTTAAGGAGATAAGTTCGGTAGCAAGAATTGACAACATATTTAGCTTCATGATGACTGTTAAAGTGAAGGGAAAGGCCTCAGAGATAGCTAGACTAGGGGAGAAGTCCTTCGTAAGGTATATAATGCTAGACGAAGTTATTGCCAGGACACAGGAGTGGAGCTAAGGAACTGGCAATCCACCCTAAAGGATAAGGTAGCAAAGGCGTTAAAACAAGGTATTTTAGTTGCCTTACAATCTCCCACAGGGAGTGGGAAGACACTTTTCTCTTTAGTCTCCGCTTTGGAAGTTAAACCCAAGGTCTTGTTCGTTGTAAGGACCAATAACGAGTTCTACCCAATTTATAGAGACGCTAAGAAGCTAGGCAAGAAGTTCTCATTCCTTATGGGAAAGTCCAAATCGTGCCTTTACTCAGACGAGAGCGCGGAATCAGAGGACATAGAGTGTTCCCTATGTGACTCCAGTTCGGTAACCCAAGTGGAGATGAAGGACCCGCCCTTCTCGGTCTTGAAGGGGTTGAAGGAGAGAGGGAGGATAGAGAAGTTTTGCCCATATTTCTCAATTCTGAGCTCTATAAGCGAGGCGGACGTAGTTGCGGTAACCTATCCTTATCTGTTCGTCCCTAGGACGAGAGAATCCTTGGATTTAGATCTAGATAAGACCGTGATAATTGTAGACGAAGCTCACAACCTAGATAACCTGAACGAGTTGGATGAGAGGAGGATCAACGAACAGACAGTAAACCTAGCGCTCAAGGAGGTCAAGAGCGAGGAATCTAAAAGGATCTTAGAGAGGTTAAAAGCCGAAATAAAGAGGTCTGTGCATCCCGATGAGAGGTACATCAAAGTGGAGAATTACCCAAAGCTTGACGAGAACGAGCTAGAGCTACTCGAGGATGAGTACAAAGATAGGAGAGAGGAGATGATAAGGAATAAAGCGATCAAGAGACTGCACATAGGTAGCGTAGTTAAGTTCTACGACTCCATTAAGTACTACGGCCCTAACGACGCTCAGGTCTTCTCCATGAGGGGGAGCTTAGTGTTGAAACCGCTCCTCCCTACGTCCTACCTCTCAATACTAAACGAAGAAGTTCCGGTTCTCCTCATGTCCGGTACGATGCCTCCAAAGGACTATTTAGTTAACGTGTTTGGAATAAAAAGGAAGATACTTTACGTTGACGTCGAGAGGGAGTTGAAGGAGAAGGTGACGGGGTCTTTCGATTGCATGTTGGCAGTTGATGTCACCTCCTCATTTTCAAGTAGAGGGGAACTGATGTGGAGGAAGTACGCTAGCTACCTGCTGATGATATACTATCAGGCTAGATCTAACGTTTTAGCGATCTTCCCAAGTTACTCGATTATGGATGCTGTGATGAGCCACGTTAAGGTTAACAAGTATGTGGAGGGAAGTAGAACTAACATTGAGGAAATATTGACAGAGTCTAGGAGCAAGAAACTGATAATAGCCGGGGTGGCCAGGGGGAAGCTCTCAGAGGGGGTTGAATTAACCAGCGAGGGGATTAGTATGATAAGTGACGTAGCGCTGTGCGGCATTCCTTACCCGCCTTTCGATGATTACATGAAAATGAGAAGCGAGGCCATCTATAGGTCCACTGGACAACCGATCAAGGAGGTGTTGATCGAAATCCCTGCAGTCATAGCGGTGAAACAAGCTATAGGCAGGGCAATTAGAGGAAAGCACGATCACGCGACGGTTTGGCTTTTAGATAAGAGATTTGAGACTGCGTGGTGGAAGGCAAAGATAAACTGTTTTAATCCAAAAAAGGTAAAGCTATGATATGGAAGTGGAGATCTTCACTCACAAAAATTGCACAGAGTGCAACCTGTTAATAGAGTACTTGGAGAGTAGAGGGCTGTTAGGCAAGGTCAAGCTGGTCGATACCGAACTTTACCCATTCTTAGCTTTGGAGAGGGGGGTTATCTCAACCCCTTCAGTTTTCGTAGATGGGAAGTTGGTTTACGCTGGTAAAGTGGACCTTTATGAGTTAGAGGAGATCTTAAATGGTAACCAGGTGAGTAGAGAGTTTAACAGGGAAGAACTGATCAAGAAATTTATGGAGGGTGTGGTGGACTCCTTCGCAGCCACAGCCTGGCTCTACGTTAATAGGGACTTCGACTCGTTCATGTCGCAGAGGGACTTCGTTTTAGCTGTCACTGGGTTAGCCCTCTCAGATAAAGTTGATGAGGGATATCAATTCCTTAGGGACGTCCTAGTGAAAGACGGTGAGAAGGTGTTAAACGAGTGGGAACCAATGATGCTTAAGAACATATCATCAAACTTCGTTAGGGAAATATATTGGTTGTATGAGAGGAAATTACCTAAGGAGTCTTTATTCTCCAAATATCCGCTAGAGGTTTTCGCCCATTGGCTAATGGTTAGGGGAGGAGCAGTGGGCAGGGTTGGATTGAGAATACACCCTTTAAGCAGCGTTCAAACAATGACGAGGATAGCTAAAGTTTACTCTTACCTTCAGGAAAACTACGACTCCATATGGGATAGAGTTGAGAAGGAGCAGAGGAAGCTCAAGGAGATGAGAGCAGTTCAATGAACCCTTTACGTCCTACGATGTGCAGCCGCTGGTGTTATATACCAGATTGAAGAACTAATCACCATGCCACTAAGACCAGGAAGGTGTTATAGGCATTTCTCAGGTCCAGCTTATACCAGAAAGGAGTACATTCCAGGAGTGCCGCAACCTAAGATAACTAAGTTCACTATGGGTGACCAAAAGAAGGACTACGACTATGAGGTCAGGCTTGTTACTAAACAGATAGGTCAGATAAGGCACAACGCCCTAGAGGCCGCTAGGGTTATCTCGCTCAAACAGATGACCGCAATGGTTGGAAACGAGAGTGACTTCTACCTGTACGTTACTAAATACCCCCATCACGTGATAAGGGAAAACAAAATGATGGCTTTCGCTGGAGCGGATAGACTTCAGGACGGAATGAGATTGTCTTTCGGTAAACCGATAGGAACCGCCGCAAGGATAACTAAGTTGGGAGATGTCATAATGGCCTTGAAGGTGAAAAAGGAGCACTTAGAGTTCGCTAAGAAGGCGTTCAAGGTAGCGTCCAGCAAGATCCCTCTAGATACCGAGATCTCGGTTGTTCCTCTAAAGGAGGAAAAGAAGTGAGTTACGTTTTTGATGAGTCGGCCTTAAGTCAGGAAATAAGGAAAAGAGGAGCTAAAAGGGTACTTCTTCAGTTTCCTGAAGGGCTTAGATACTTCTCAACGGAGCTCGTCCAAAAGTTATCCTCCTCTTTACCTGACGTGGAGTTCCTAATCTCGGGGGAGCCAAGCTGGGGAGCCTGCGATGTGGCTGAGGACGAAGCTAATCTCTTAAGAGTGGACCTGCTGGTTCACTTCGGTCACTCACCTTACACTTGGTACTATCCTAAGTTCCCAACGCTTTTTGTAAGGGCTGAGAGCACATTGGAGCTGGACGACGAGACGATATCTAAGTTAAAGAACAAGTTGGAGGAAATGAAGGTTAACTCGGTTGCGTTAACCTCAACAGTTCAACACGCTTCTCTCCTGTCAAGGATAAAGAAAGCGCTAACTCCTCGTTTTAAGGTCGAGATAGGAAGACCCTCTTCACCTTTCATGAACGATGGCCAAGTGTTGGGATGTGACTACAGATCCGCAATGGTTGAGGCTGACGTTCAGGTTAACGTTTCAGGTGGGCTCTTTCATGCGTTAGGACTAGGTTTGGCTACGAATAAGCCCGTCCTTAAGCTAGATCCTTACACTAAGCAAGTTGAGGACATAACTCCTCAGGTTTTCAAAATCATGAAGATTAGATATTCTAAGATAATGGAAGCTATGGACTCAACTACATGGGTCATAGTTCAAGGGTTGAAAGTGGGTCAGAACAGACCGCTTATGGTGAGATCCTTAGAGAGTAAGCTCAAGTCCATGGGCAAGAAAACTTTCGTTGTAACTAGCAAAGTTCTAAATCAGGATGCCCTCAGGAACCTGGACAGGAGTTACATCGACGTGTTTGTGGTCACCTCATGTCCCAGGCTTCCCACAGACGATCTATACTCTTATGAGAAGCCTGTGCTCACTCCTGGCGAAGCGAAAATGATTATAACCAATAAGTTAGAACCATACATATTTCCGTGGTGAAAATGGGAAATCAGGGAGACCTTACAACACCTGGCGAACTATTAGGAGTTATCGAGGAGTTCACACCAGGTGAAGGTTGTTATGAACATCAAGGACAAGTAAGGGCGGCAGTTGTTGGAAAAGTCTTCTACGATATGATTAACAGGAAAAGTAACATAATACCTGAGAGAAAGAATCTCAGTTTCAAATTGAGGAAAGCCAAATACGTCTATGGGGTAGTTTCATCGCTTAAGGAAGATTACGCTATAGTGGAAGTGAGTGGAGTGGAGGAGAGATTTATAAATCCCTCCATAACGGGTTACCTGCACATTTCACAAGTGGCTCAAAAGCACGTTAAGGACCTCAGGGACGCGATAAGGCCATCTGACGTAATAAAGGCTAAACCTATTTCCTTCACTTACCCTCTGCAACTTACATTGCGAGGTAGGGACTTAGGTGTGATCATAGCTTACTGCTCCGTTTGCGGCACTCTAATGATCAAAGCTGACGAGGAACATTTAAAATGTCCGAATTGCAATAACGTTGAACCTAGGAGAATAGGTCCCTATACGGTGAGAGGAAATGGAAGTCGTAGTTGAGAAGAAGGACGACAATTACGTGGAGTTTAGAATTCAGGGGGAGGATCACACCCTCGGTAACCTGGTGGCTGCAACAATGAGGAGAGTCCCAGGGGTCATCCTTAGTACCTACTATTTACCACATCCCCTTAAGGATGAACTGATAATAAAAGTCAAAACTGATGGGTCCATCTCGCCCGTGGACGCTCTGAAAAAAGCGATAGAGCAAATAGAGAAGACCGCTGAGTCCTTTCTTCAAGATTTAGAGAAGGTATGACCTTGAAGGGGACCAGGACCGCAATTCTGGTTGACGGGTCCATATGCGTCTTTCAAGGAAGGTACCTAGAACATCTTTTTTGGGAAAAGGATCAATTTTATAGAAGCGAAGTTAAGAAAGAGATAAACTTCAGCAACTTCGGTTTAGGAAAACAATATTCTGGAGATCTAATAGGAGAGTGCTTTAGGATAGTGAATTTGATATCGAAAAAATTAAAAAAGATGGAGTAGAGTCTTATCGAAGGTGTTCTATTGAAGTTCTGTCCGAAATGTAAGTCTATGATGACTCCGAGGAAAATTAATGGAAACGTGATCTACAAATGCGTCAAGTGCGGATACGAAGATGAGGGACCCAGATCTCAGATAATTTCCTCTAAGGTAAAACACAGTGAAACTGAAAGGACCATAGTTATAGAAGACCAACAGTTACCTGCAGGAACACAAAAGATGAGAGGTGTGCTTTGTTCTAAGTGTGGAAACGATGAGGTCTACTTCTGGATGTTACAAACTAGGGCAGCGGATGAGCCGCCTACTAGATTTTACAAGTGCACGAGATGCGGAAAGGTGTGGAGAGAATACGAATAACGTTAAGATGACTCGGACCAATTTCAGTAAAATTGACAAATTGATCGTGTGAAATTCAAGAACAAGGGGGAGACGAACTTAAGACCCTCGATCTTAGAACCTGAATGCCTTCTAATGAAAAGGGTAAAGCACCTCTCTGGACCTATACAATTTCGAGAGTTGTTTGGCAGAAGTGAAGCTTAACATCTCCTTAAGGAGTTGAAACCATGCACCTCCTCTCATATGTCTTGAACGTTTGAGGCGACCAAAAAGGAGCGTAAATCTTTTTTGATACCTCCGACTTTTAAGATAGGGACCCGTAGCTCAGCCAGGATAGAGCGCCGGCCTTCTAAGGAAGGCCAAAGTGAGCCGAGGGTCGGGGGTCCGAATCCCCCCGGGTCCGCTTCCACAACTGCTTTTTAGAAAACAAATTTTATCCATACATTAACCTTAAATTCTCTCGCATTTACTGTGAAGCGTGAAAGCAATAATTCTAGCAGGAGGTTATGGAAAGAGATTGAGGCCTTTTACAGATGAGAAACCAAAACCTCTGTTAGATATTGGTGGTAGACCCATATTGGAGTGGCAGATTCTCTGGCTTAAGAGGTTTGGGATAACTGAGATCGTTCTCCTGACTGGATATAAGAGGGAGGTCCTAATCGATTGGGCTTCGCAAAACTCTGATAGACTTGGTGTAAACTTCGTGTTTAGTGTGGAGAACGAGCCGTTGGGAACTGGAGGTGCAATAAAGAAGGTAAAGCATTTCGTAAACGAAGACTTCCTAGTCGTTAACGGTGATATTTTAACTAACCTCGACGTCACGAGGTTGCAAGACATGTCGATAGCGTTAGTTCCGCTGCGAAGCCCATATGGTGTAGTGAAAACTGAAGGTGACGTTATTACAGAATTCACTGAGAAACCTATCCTTTACGACTATTGGATTAACGCTGGGGTGTACAAGTTTAACCCAGATATCTTCGAGTACTTACCGGATAAAGGCGATGTAGAGAAGATAACCTTTCCGGCATTAACTAAGGGGAGACTCATAAAGGGAATTAAGTTCAGTGAGGCCTACTGGAGGTCCATAGACTCCGTAAAGGATATGGAGGAGGCCTCATTAGAGGTAGAAGATAAAATTAAATGAGGTGCTTTACCTTGCTATATGAAGACTGGAAAGAGCAATACGTTAGCTCTATATCAGTAGATGTACCTTCAGTGTCTGGAGAGGTCTCCTGCTTTGGGATGGGAGGAAGCGGAGTCGCCTGCGAAATTATGAGGGCTTTTTATCCCTTAAACAAGGACATCAAGAACTCTGACACTTTGATAGTTTTAAGTTATTCAGGAAACACTTCAGAGACCTTGAGAGTTATGAAGGAGTTTAAAGGGAGGGTAATAGCTATAACGAGCGGGGGGAAGATCTCTGAGCTTAACGTGGAGAAGGTGTTGATTAAGGGAGGGCTGCAACCTAGATTCGCGTTTCCCCAACTCTTCACGCCTCTTGTAAAGATGTTGAGGCCGGACTTAGTTAACGGGTTGATTGAAGGGATTGACAACGAGAGGGCCAAAGCGTTAGCTAAGGAGTTGTTCTCTTACATTAGAGACAAGATACCTGTCTTCTACGGGTCCACCTTCTTGGGCGTTGCGAAAAGGTTTAAACAGGAAATCAACGAGAACGGGAAGTACCCGGCCTTCTTCGGTGAGATACCTGAAGTCAATCACAACGAGGTGGAAGGCTACGTTCATGGCGAGAGATTAGCTCCCGTCGTGTTCGCAGGGAATAAATTAGACGAGGTAACCTCAAAGCTAATAGGAGCCAAAACTGTTAGGATTGAGAGTATCAGAGACGTGTCCTTTTTGATCCAAACTGCGGGTTTCCTGTCCCTTGAGGTAGCTAGAGAAATGAATGAGGATCCAACTCTCCTTCACAAAATACCTGAGGGTAGAAAGCAAGTGGAGAGATTAGACTTTTGAGTTTTCTGACTTCTTTGGCTTTAAGCTTGAGACTCGCTCGATAAAGGCCTTAAAACTACTTTAAGTTTTCTAGGATAGCGTAAGGTACGGATAAAACTAATGACAGACCTGGTAACAAGTTTAGGAGATACCTTTTTGGACCCCTATAGTAATACATCCCAGTCGCTATTACGGGAACGTAAAGTATTGAAATTATGGGAAGGAAAATCGAGGCGATCCCCAAGACGTAATAGCTCCCAAAGTAAACGTATCCCGTTAAAAAGGTAATGTCAACGAGACCGTCCCTAACGAGCCTCAGATCGTACTTTGATCTCCATAGGTTCCTTTTAGCTTCAATTAAGGACGACCTAAACGTTTTCCTAGCGTGAAGGTCATTGAGGTGTAAACATTTGCCATTAAGGGTTGATGGACTGTACCCCATCTTCCTCAACTTAGCGTAGAGCCAAACGTCTTCGTCCCTTTCGTACTTTTCATCGAATCCTCCAACACTCCTAATTACTTCAACGTTCAGGGCTGCGCACCCCAGATTCGGGTTGTTCTCTCCCTTTGATAGAGGAGTGTCCATCTCGCTCTCGGAGTAGGCGTAATGAAGCCACACGTACGGATGTTCTGATAGCTTGGCAATCATCTCCCTCGTGTGATCAGGTCTGATAACAACGTCACTGTCCATCATAATTACGAACTTGTCCTTCGTCAAATCAAGCATTTTATTCCTAAGTCTGGCCATGTTCACCTTCTTCATTCTCCTGTCTCGAATGTAAGTGATTTTATCTTTATAACTTGAAAGAAACCTATGTATGTCCTCTCTCTCGCTGTTGTCGTATATTATAACCTCATCTACGGGTTGTGAAACTGCTGAGGACAAAGAAACTTTTAGCCACTCCAACTTATCGTTAGGGCCTACCGGCATCACCAACTGAGCCATATCTAAGGATAAATCTCTTAGAATAAGGATTTATCGGAAACCCAAAGAGGTCTCGACTCGTCTTGATTCGCTTTGATCCCCATGGGAAAGTTACAGATACCTTGAGATTGCACTAAACATCTTCTCTTCAAATGTGTCCTTCCTAAATTCTTGAGCTTTGACATTCAGCTCCTTCCTTTTTGAACTGGGTACTTTCAAAGCGTTTAACACCAGGTCCTTGGCCTCCTCGAGGTCCCTATACGCCCAAGGTGAAACCTCACTGGCCCCGCTCTCCCTTGGAACTACAGGAATCAAACCAGCGCTCATGGCCTCAACGACAGGGGTCCCGAAATGCTCTCCTATAGTGGGATGGAAATAAACAGGAGTTTCCTTCATTACCTCAACTATGACCTCTCCCGGTTGATTAGTTAGTATTTCCACATTAGCTCCGGTTCGACTTATTATTCTAATCAACTTCTTGTGATATTCCCTCTCAATCAAGGAACCTATTATTATTCCTTTTAACCCCGTCTTCAATGAGAGATATATTGAGTTCTCTAAGGTTTTACCTCTTTCAATGCGAGCTATAGTCAGGAACTGTTCCTTAGTTTTACTCTCAGTGAATCCCCTTGAGTAAAACTCTACGTCGACTGGAGGATATATAACATCTGATTCGACATCGTAAACCTCCTTTATTGCTCTAGAAGAGTACCTAGAGTTAGCTATGAACTTGGCCCTCTTCGCCTCCTTCTTAAAGTTCTTCACAATTTTACTGAATGGTAATAAATAAAGCCTCCAAAATAAGGACCTATTATACTTTGAAGGTATGCTTGAGATCGACGGACCACCAGCGTAAATCACATGAGGCGCTATATCGGATAGAGGTATGGGTACTCCCGAAGCGTTAAGGAATAACTTAGGCCTCAATTTCCTTGCAGGCAGTAAAGTGAGTACCCTTTGATACTTATCAAACTTA is part of the Metallosphaera cuprina Ar-4 genome and harbors:
- the aroC gene encoding chorismate synthase codes for the protein MPGNSFGKIFTITTFGESHGQAVGVIIDGVPAGLRLSQEDIEFELSFRRPGRLYVSGRRERDIPEILSGVYNGRTTGSPIAIIVKNTDVISSFYEEVKIKPRPGHADLPFIMRYGYENWDYRGGGRSSARETVGRVAAGALAKKLLMYHDTWIAGRLKSLGLVDSPPADFLSILCSKYSPVRASDQDTELKFEELVKQATVEGDSLGGVAEIVVRNPPAGMGEPVFDKIKADLAKALLSIPAVTGFEYGLGFNAAKMKGSEANDAIVKRGEKLGWRDNKSGGILGGITTGEDIVLRCSFKPTSSIRKPQGTVNLMTGEPAEISVIGRHDPAVAIRGVSVAESMVAITLADHSLRSGFIPPVKLESKEAEIVENRWRRYMEECKRTEASR
- a CDS encoding shikimate kinase; its protein translation is MQAYGGVSIINALPSWYGSSMAIDMKVKVRVWEGKRNSDDKLVNEILDYFASLNVPDLRVEIESEIPIGSGLKSSSALSTALIGEIAQKFSLKVDVTKLSAILSLKAGVSYTGAFDDAVSSWYGGISFTYNKEFKLIKTQRASEDMIVLLLARGGKTRVDMSKLRAFRTLFLEFFNIAMSGRIWEAMKLNGIAVATILGYSSEPIESSLRAGALASGISGNGPSYFAVAKEGEEGPILEALEKFGKVKLVRAINLDNRDRTI
- a CDS encoding 3-phosphoshikimate 1-carboxyvinyltransferase, yielding MIIGIERSRIEGEVKAPPSKSFAIRYVLLSLITDVKLESIPSSDDVTVANKVVHDLKDGRDELFLGGSATTLRMVIPILLALGRKIKIDGDQTLRRRPLNSLRYLKGGKFTTLQPNANGSISLPMVVEGKLEQETEIEGWESSQYVSGLIYAYCILGYGRIKVIPPVSSKGYIHMTADVINSVGGKVEIRDDVIEIKCSKLKKFHGSVPGDYALASFYAIGALITGGEIKISSLYPPPSYFGDHEIVNMIKQTGAVSEVTGDTWFVKGSDVRRPLAVSINDVPDLAPSLAGLMATIPGESKMLDSERLRIKESDRINTIISTLRSFGIDAHYSSGTITIVGGEPKRGEITCPNDHRIAMLAGDLALRAGGIVKNAECVSKSNPNYWKDLASLGAKIREI
- a CDS encoding type I 3-dehydroquinate dehydratase — protein: MKPEIVVSLPVTRPDDLNKVNKIDGLVELRLDYSTELPNPEELIPFKHKVLVTLRDKEEGGRIKYDVDFKAKYLERLNELGILYDVEASFLERRKIEYVGKIVSAHYFSSLPSTEEIDQLFRKYEGAYTIKVAVASLPGYRELLSYVSGKPNATFMPMSNDPIERLAFSLLGSKLLYTYLESPTAQGQLSYTQAKQILECIFK
- a CDS encoding Rieske (2Fe-2S) protein, producing MRVGEKKKILVENKEILLIYLGGERYLAFDNKCPHLGCDLSKYGVLIREELVCQCHFSHFSVKDGRPLKGASKRSIKVYSVKVNGSNLNLEEVS
- a CDS encoding helicase C-terminal domain-containing protein translates to MELRNWQSTLKDKVAKALKQGILVALQSPTGSGKTLFSLVSALEVKPKVLFVVRTNNEFYPIYRDAKKLGKKFSFLMGKSKSCLYSDESAESEDIECSLCDSSSVTQVEMKDPPFSVLKGLKERGRIEKFCPYFSILSSISEADVVAVTYPYLFVPRTRESLDLDLDKTVIIVDEAHNLDNLNELDERRINEQTVNLALKEVKSEESKRILERLKAEIKRSVHPDERYIKVENYPKLDENELELLEDEYKDRREEMIRNKAIKRLHIGSVVKFYDSIKYYGPNDAQVFSMRGSLVLKPLLPTSYLSILNEEVPVLLMSGTMPPKDYLVNVFGIKRKILYVDVERELKEKVTGSFDCMLAVDVTSSFSSRGELMWRKYASYLLMIYYQARSNVLAIFPSYSIMDAVMSHVKVNKYVEGSRTNIEEILTESRSKKLIIAGVARGKLSEGVELTSEGISMISDVALCGIPYPPFDDYMKMRSEAIYRSTGQPIKEVLIEIPAVIAVKQAIGRAIRGKHDHATVWLLDKRFETAWWKAKINCFNPKKVKL